The Nicotiana tomentosiformis chromosome 9, ASM39032v3, whole genome shotgun sequence genome contains the following window.
GAAATTATGCAAGTCCCTCATGCAACAACATCATGAATTTTCTATCTGTTCCTTATTTGTTCGAATTTCGAGATCCGGTAAATGAGTTTTTTTTAtcgtaatttttttatattttttaaaatatttaaattattaattattgtgacttataatatttttattttctaaatatataaattttatttcaaaaaacctaaagattctatattcaatttcacaatcaaaattaaaatatttaactcTTGAAATTCGAATGGTTCCACAAAATTAATTGAGACAAAAAGGGACTGAAGGAGTAGTTATCTTGCGTTAAGAATAGTAGATGAGAAAAAGATACTTTAATTGAAATACAAAATTTTATTTCTTGGCCAAAGACTTGAAGAAAATGATGGAATGCTGTACCTATACAATTATTTCGTGCTTGTGTAAGATGATTTCCTGGAACTTATTCTTCACGAAGAGTCATTAACTGCTCAGCTACCTGATTGTATTTTTAGAAAATTGATCAGAATTGAAGGCATTTGGTATATGAattagataataataataataataataataataataataataataattattattattattattattattattattattatatataaattacctCCTCAATGCTTCCATCATCGATGTCAGTATTGAAAGAAAGTAGCAATCTTTCGTAAAGCAGATTCTCTACGTCCTCTACACCAATAGCTGCTGCTACATCATAACATTAGCATTTATACAAGCATTTAAGTTATATAAACGCTAGCagtataaaaatattttataccatcAGTTTAATTTAATCGGTTATGCTACACTTTCCACTATTTTCCTATGTGACATAATAATCAACACGTTTATTAGAAATGAAAGGAAGGGTCAAATGTAAAGTACGAGGGTTGTTCTTTAATGTCCATACATGCACGAATCTGAATTAGTCATCGTACCGGTCGGTACATAACATCATTGTGAAAAATTGTGTATATACGGGGAGTAGGGGTATACatgggtcgggttggttcggattttctaattaccaaaccaaaccaattatatcgggttattaaatctaaatactaaaccaaaccaataaaagtcggattttttaatctcGGATTTTTCGTTTTTTTTCTTCATAAAGTCCTCGtagcacaaaacgtaaaatttgtgatccaaatatttctttaatcttAGTAAGACAGAAATATATAAtgtgtttttcaataaaataacataaatatgagatgagtcatggcattgtacagaaatattcaacaataaagataataatatcgcataaaataaatattattaataagtcataataaaaataaacataatttaaaattatgactaataagtactattatttacatgactaaccactaaaagaaaaataagttatatattttatctaaaccatggaaaaactaaaaaatagatatccaacactattttcatagtacaattgaattgaatgtcttttattagcattagtattgatttgattttggtttaggatttatttgagttataatatttatggactataaaacttattggagcatccaaaaattataagtccaagcttgaaataatacgttaaaagataaaactatgaaaaaacttaagaaatatttataaactacactaccataaatatttttatgtattaaatatatttaaaacttctatacatataatgtcggatTGGTTTAGTTttagtttgactttttttagtggGTTTGTTTTCAACACCAAATCATAGTCGGATTTTTTCCtcgatttgactcgaattatcgagTTGGTGCGGTTTGTACGtttcatttgtacacccctaaaGGGAGAAGGGACGTACCATTCGATTGAGAAAGACAAGAAAGAATATCAAAGGAAAGCTGCTTTGATTTTTGAGGAGAATCTTGGCCACCCCATTCATTT
Protein-coding sequences here:
- the LOC104110998 gene encoding uncharacterized protein isoform X1, whose protein sequence is MNDVEAFNANKDEACLATNNRNVKAKSSLSPLQEGISKLLSQWPGLQMAIQNEWGGQDSPQKSKQLSFDILSCLSQSNAAAIGVEDVENLLYERLLLSFNTDIDDGSIEEVAEQLMTLREE
- the LOC104110998 gene encoding uncharacterized protein isoform X2; this translates as MNDVEAFNANKDEACLATNNRNVKAKSSLSPLQEGISKLLSQWPGLQMAIQNEWGGQDSPQKSKQLSFDILSCLSQSNAAIGVEDVENLLYERLLLSFNTDIDDGSIEEVAEQLMTLREE
- the LOC104110998 gene encoding uncharacterized protein isoform X3 encodes the protein MNDVEAFNANKDEACLATNNRNVKAKSSLSPLQEGISKLLSQWPGLQMAIQNEWGGQDSPQKSKQLSFDILSCLSQSNAIGVEDVENLLYERLLLSFNTDIDDGSIEEVAEQLMTLREE